A region of Bifidobacterium adolescentis ATCC 15703 DNA encodes the following proteins:
- the dnaK gene encoding molecular chaperone DnaK, which produces MGRAVGIDLGTTNSCIATLEGGQPTVIVNAEGARTTPSVVAFSKSGEILVGEVAKRQAVTNVDRTISSVKRHMGTDWTVEIDGKKWTPQEISAQVLMKLKRDAEAYLGEPVTDAVITCPAYFNDAQRQATKDAGTIAGLNVLRIINEPTAAALAYGLEKGKEDERILVFDLGGGTFDVSLLEIGKDDDGFSTIQVQATNGDNHLGGDDWDQKIIDWLVGEVKNKYGVDLSKDKIALQRLKEAAEQAKKELSSSTSTSISMQYLAMTPDGTPVHLDETLTRAHFEEMTSDLLGRCRTPFNNVLRDAGIGVSDIDHVVLVGGSTRMPAVKELVKELTGGKEANQSVNPDEVVAVGAAVQSGVIKGDRKDVLLIDVTPLSLGIETKGGIMTKLIERNTAIPTKRSEVFSTAEDNQPSVLIQVYQGEREFARDNKPLGTFELTGIAPAPRGVPQIEVTFDIDANGIVHVSAKDKGTGKEQSMTITGGSGLPKDEIDRMVKEAEAHEAEDKKRKEDAETRNQAESFAYQTEKLVNDNKDKLSDDVAKEVTDKVNELKEALKGEDIEKIKSAQTELMTSAQKIGQALYAQQGAADAAGAAGAAGAGAAGSASNGSDDDVVDAEVVDDDKDNK; this is translated from the coding sequence ATGGGACGCGCAGTTGGCATCGATCTGGGTACTACCAATTCCTGCATCGCAACTCTTGAAGGTGGCCAGCCCACCGTTATCGTGAACGCCGAAGGCGCTCGCACCACGCCGTCGGTCGTGGCTTTCAGCAAGTCCGGCGAGATTCTGGTCGGCGAAGTCGCCAAGCGCCAGGCCGTCACCAACGTCGACCGCACCATCAGCTCCGTCAAGCGCCACATGGGCACCGACTGGACCGTTGAGATCGACGGCAAGAAGTGGACGCCGCAGGAGATTTCCGCGCAGGTTCTGATGAAGCTGAAGCGCGATGCCGAGGCCTACCTCGGCGAACCGGTCACCGACGCCGTCATCACCTGCCCGGCATACTTCAACGACGCCCAGCGTCAGGCCACCAAGGACGCCGGCACCATCGCGGGCCTGAACGTCCTGCGTATCATCAACGAGCCGACCGCAGCCGCACTGGCTTACGGCCTTGAGAAGGGCAAGGAAGACGAGCGCATCCTGGTCTTCGATCTCGGCGGCGGCACCTTCGATGTGTCCCTGCTGGAAATCGGCAAGGACGACGACGGCTTCTCCACCATTCAGGTGCAGGCCACCAACGGCGACAACCACCTGGGCGGCGACGATTGGGACCAGAAGATCATCGACTGGCTCGTCGGCGAAGTCAAGAACAAGTACGGCGTTGACCTGAGCAAGGACAAGATCGCCCTGCAGCGTCTGAAGGAAGCTGCTGAGCAGGCCAAGAAGGAACTGTCCAGCTCCACCAGCACCTCCATCTCCATGCAGTACCTGGCCATGACCCCTGACGGCACTCCGGTGCATCTGGACGAGACCCTGACCCGTGCCCACTTCGAGGAAATGACCTCCGACCTGCTGGGCCGCTGCCGCACCCCGTTCAACAACGTGCTGCGCGACGCTGGCATCGGCGTCTCCGACATCGACCACGTGGTCCTCGTCGGTGGCTCCACCCGTATGCCGGCCGTTAAGGAACTCGTCAAGGAGCTCACCGGCGGTAAGGAAGCCAACCAGTCCGTGAACCCGGATGAAGTCGTGGCCGTCGGCGCAGCCGTGCAGTCCGGCGTCATCAAGGGCGACCGTAAGGATGTCCTGCTTATCGACGTGACCCCGCTGTCCCTCGGCATCGAAACCAAGGGTGGCATCATGACCAAGCTGATCGAGCGCAACACCGCCATCCCGACGAAGCGTTCCGAAGTCTTCTCCACCGCTGAAGACAACCAGCCGTCCGTGCTCATCCAGGTCTACCAGGGCGAGCGTGAGTTCGCTCGCGACAACAAGCCGCTGGGCACCTTCGAGCTGACCGGCATCGCTCCGGCTCCGCGTGGCGTCCCGCAGATCGAAGTCACCTTCGACATCGACGCCAACGGCATCGTGCACGTGTCCGCCAAGGACAAGGGCACCGGCAAGGAACAGTCCATGACCATCACCGGTGGTTCCGGCCTGCCGAAGGACGAGATCGACCGCATGGTCAAGGAAGCCGAAGCCCACGAGGCCGAGGACAAGAAGCGTAAGGAAGACGCCGAGACCCGCAACCAGGCCGAGTCCTTCGCCTATCAGACCGAGAAGCTCGTCAATGACAACAAGGACAAGCTCTCCGACGATGTGGCCAAGGAAGTCACCGACAAGGTCAACGAGCTCAAGGAAGCCCTGAAGGGTGAGGACATTGAGAAGATCAAGTCCGCCCAGACCGAGCTGATGACCTCCGCCCAGAAGATCGGCCAGGCCCTCTACGCACAGCAGGGCGCCGCCGACGCCGCCGGCGCTGCCGGCGCTGCTGGCGCAGGCGCTGCCGGCTCCGCTTCCAACGGCTCCGACGACGACGTGGTTGACGCCGAAGTCGTGGACGACGACAAGGACAACAAGTAA
- the phoA gene encoding alkaline phosphatase, with translation MSKHKALTGAIAALASVATLGALAAPALAADTTYSPNGKSVAELAQHGGAQRIAAIGNKNAKNVVLFIGDGMGDSEITVARDYLKGANGHFDGLDAVGQPGALGDVQAGTGQYTTFSVGNGSKDSAVGKDGDGKLVANPNPGKLTPVTDSSASGSAWATGTKTYNNAVDVDIYGNPQLNLFELAKAAGKATGNVTTAEIQDATPAVLESHSSERACYGPQGKTDGTSNNASKQCLINQLKENGGIGSISEQLLDTRADVTIGGGSKYFRQTVQGGEYKGKTVWEQAKEMGFQTVENDPAAMNALQYKDGQPVLALMSDGNMPTKFNPSKATAKDPAKDANPTVCTPNADWLGNQGSSLKDMTKKALDLLNDNPNGQKNGFFLQVEGASIDKQDHAGNACGQIGETDDFDRAIAYAMQNVDLTNTLVIVTADHAHTSQILNAQPAYALSTVLKTADGNNMVVSYGTAQDDSRDADGGYNGGDMEHTGTQLRIAASGPGAQRVIGLTDQTDNFYTIAGALGLATSAESQKALSDNGTVKVSAADGKFTADVDGFNGDAVLSYELKDKNGKTVAASDSSTPLSGVRVKTAQTTPIALDGVTEGSEYTLTVTGRQSGKAVTVDFQAPAANSADKNNGKPGAGNADKNGVIASGKVNNDTKAGPFGAALLGKTGTAVLAAAVAIAMLVAVAMLIKTVKAAKNDR, from the coding sequence ATGAGTAAGCACAAGGCTCTCACGGGCGCAATCGCGGCCCTCGCCTCCGTCGCAACGCTCGGTGCGCTTGCCGCGCCGGCGCTCGCAGCCGACACCACGTACAGCCCCAACGGCAAGTCCGTTGCGGAACTGGCGCAGCACGGCGGCGCGCAACGCATCGCAGCCATCGGCAACAAAAACGCCAAGAACGTGGTGCTGTTCATCGGCGACGGCATGGGCGATTCGGAAATCACCGTCGCCCGCGACTACCTGAAGGGCGCCAACGGCCACTTCGACGGTCTCGACGCGGTCGGCCAGCCCGGCGCGCTCGGCGACGTGCAGGCCGGCACCGGTCAGTACACGACCTTCTCCGTCGGCAACGGCAGCAAGGACAGCGCCGTCGGCAAGGATGGCGACGGCAAGCTGGTCGCCAACCCCAATCCGGGCAAGCTTACCCCCGTAACCGATTCCTCCGCATCCGGTTCCGCATGGGCCACCGGCACCAAGACCTACAACAACGCCGTTGACGTTGATATTTACGGCAATCCGCAGCTGAACCTCTTCGAGCTGGCCAAGGCGGCCGGCAAAGCCACCGGCAATGTGACCACCGCCGAAATCCAGGATGCCACCCCGGCCGTGCTGGAATCGCATTCGTCCGAACGTGCCTGCTACGGCCCACAGGGCAAGACCGACGGCACGTCCAACAATGCCTCCAAGCAGTGCCTCATCAACCAGCTTAAGGAAAACGGCGGCATCGGCTCCATCTCCGAGCAGCTGCTCGACACCCGCGCCGACGTAACCATCGGCGGTGGTTCCAAGTACTTCCGTCAGACCGTGCAGGGTGGTGAATACAAGGGCAAGACCGTGTGGGAACAGGCCAAGGAAATGGGCTTCCAGACCGTCGAGAACGATCCGGCCGCGATGAACGCCCTGCAGTACAAGGACGGCCAGCCAGTGCTCGCCCTGATGAGCGACGGTAACATGCCGACCAAGTTCAACCCGTCCAAGGCCACCGCCAAGGATCCAGCCAAGGACGCCAACCCGACCGTGTGCACCCCGAACGCCGACTGGCTCGGCAATCAGGGCTCCTCGCTCAAGGACATGACCAAGAAGGCGCTCGATTTGCTGAATGACAACCCGAACGGCCAGAAGAACGGCTTCTTCCTGCAGGTCGAGGGCGCCTCGATCGATAAGCAGGACCACGCAGGCAATGCCTGCGGCCAGATCGGCGAGACCGACGACTTCGACCGGGCCATTGCCTACGCCATGCAGAACGTGGACCTCACGAACACGCTGGTGATCGTCACCGCCGACCACGCGCACACCTCCCAGATCCTCAACGCCCAGCCGGCTTACGCACTGTCCACCGTGCTGAAGACCGCTGATGGCAACAACATGGTCGTCTCCTACGGCACCGCCCAGGACGATTCTCGCGATGCAGACGGCGGCTACAACGGCGGCGACATGGAGCACACCGGCACCCAGCTGCGTATCGCGGCTTCCGGCCCTGGCGCACAGCGCGTCATCGGCCTGACCGACCAGACCGACAACTTCTACACGATCGCCGGCGCTCTGGGACTGGCCACTTCCGCCGAATCGCAGAAGGCACTGTCTGACAACGGCACTGTGAAGGTCTCCGCTGCCGACGGCAAGTTCACCGCGGACGTCGACGGCTTCAACGGCGACGCTGTGCTCAGCTACGAGCTGAAGGACAAGAACGGCAAGACCGTGGCCGCGTCCGATTCCTCCACTCCGCTCTCCGGCGTGCGCGTCAAGACCGCACAGACCACTCCGATCGCGCTGGACGGCGTGACCGAAGGCTCTGAATACACGCTCACCGTCACCGGCCGCCAGTCCGGCAAGGCCGTGACCGTCGACTTCCAGGCTCCGGCCGCCAACTCCGCTGACAAGAACAACGGCAAGCCGGGCGCTGGCAACGCTGACAAGAACGGCGTGATCGCTTCCGGCAAGGTCAACAACGATACGAAGGCCGGCCCGTTTGGCGCCGCACTGCTCGGCAAGACCGGCACCGCGGTGCTGGCTGCGGCTGTTGCGATCGCCATGCTGGTTGCCGTCGCGATGCTCATCAAGACCGTGAAGGCCGCCAAGAACGACCGCTGA
- a CDS encoding sulfite exporter TauE/SafE family protein yields the protein MESRAGETALDGSARSIIVLIVVGMLVGVLSGTFGIGGGTVIVPALVWLGLSQRNAAATSTLAIVPTSISGVVSYATGGHVDWLAAALLFCGMFVGGQIGSWLLSRLPELVLRWIFVAFLVFVVINQVSFVPSRDHQIVMTVVTGIGLALLGVVIGTLAGLLGIGGGALAVPSLSMLFGASDLVARGTSLLAMFPNSITTSAANLKRRLAHVKTALIIGVTAAVTAPLGTWIAGEVSPRVGAIMFACYLCVLLVRSVFVAVKATRAARVARG from the coding sequence ATGGAATCGCGAGCGGGGGAGACGGCGCTTGACGGGTCGGCGCGCAGCATCATCGTGCTGATTGTGGTCGGCATGTTGGTGGGGGTGCTGTCGGGCACGTTCGGCATCGGCGGCGGCACGGTGATCGTGCCCGCGCTCGTCTGGCTCGGCCTGTCGCAACGCAACGCGGCCGCCACGTCCACGCTGGCGATCGTGCCGACCTCCATTTCCGGCGTCGTTTCGTACGCGACCGGCGGGCACGTCGACTGGCTCGCCGCGGCGTTGCTGTTTTGCGGTATGTTTGTCGGCGGGCAGATCGGCAGTTGGCTGCTGTCGCGGCTGCCGGAATTGGTGCTGCGGTGGATTTTCGTGGCGTTTCTCGTGTTTGTGGTGATCAATCAGGTGAGTTTTGTGCCGTCGCGCGACCACCAGATTGTCATGACGGTGGTGACCGGCATTGGCTTGGCGTTGCTGGGTGTGGTCATCGGCACGCTGGCGGGGCTGCTGGGCATTGGGGGTGGTGCGCTTGCGGTGCCGTCGCTGTCGATGCTGTTTGGCGCGTCCGACCTGGTTGCGCGCGGCACTTCGCTGTTGGCAATGTTTCCGAATTCGATCACGACCAGCGCGGCGAACTTGAAGCGCAGGCTAGCGCATGTGAAAACCGCGCTGATTATTGGCGTGACGGCGGCTGTGACCGCGCCGCTCGGCACGTGGATTGCGGGGGAGGTTTCGCCACGAGTTGGGGCGATTATGTTCGCCTGCTATCTGTGCGTGCTGCTGGTGCGGTCCGTGTTCGTGGCCGTAAAGGCCACGCGCGCGGCGCGGGTTGCGCGGGGCTGA
- a CDS encoding class C sortase has protein sequence MTDESDAKPAAQVELDAQVKPGAQVKPAAKHKKSNALLNVMIAISAIAMIGALGLIAYPTFSDWWNRMHQSYAVAGYVEQTKDMSGAERKAMLKAAHEYNERLAANGDRWHMTDAQKREYDETLDVTGTGIMGYVTIPRIKVKLPVYHGTSDGVLQIAAGHLAGTSLPVGGATTHAVISGHTGLPSARLLTGLDELEKGDTFAFHVLDQTYTYKVDQISVVLPSEISKLNIEPGADYATLITCTPYGINSHRLLVRGHRIPNPKVPDKTQYDEPGEMTAVAAAVIGLLVFVAGCAFVGLARLWRRSWIVRHGLCAGAGARHSSGVRG, from the coding sequence GTGACGGATGAATCGGACGCCAAGCCAGCTGCGCAAGTCGAATTGGATGCGCAGGTTAAACCGGGTGCGCAGGTTAAACCGGCTGCCAAGCATAAGAAATCGAATGCGCTGCTCAATGTGATGATTGCCATTTCCGCAATAGCCATGATCGGGGCGCTGGGCCTCATCGCGTATCCGACATTCAGCGACTGGTGGAACCGCATGCACCAGTCATACGCCGTGGCAGGCTACGTGGAACAAACCAAAGACATGTCCGGCGCCGAACGCAAAGCCATGCTGAAAGCGGCGCACGAATACAACGAACGGCTCGCCGCGAACGGCGATCGGTGGCACATGACCGACGCGCAGAAGCGCGAATATGATGAAACGCTCGACGTGACCGGCACCGGCATCATGGGATACGTGACCATCCCGCGCATCAAAGTGAAACTGCCCGTCTATCACGGCACCAGTGACGGCGTATTGCAGATCGCCGCCGGACATTTGGCCGGCACATCGCTGCCCGTAGGCGGAGCGACCACGCACGCGGTGATCTCCGGGCATACCGGGCTGCCGAGCGCGCGATTGCTAACCGGTCTCGACGAGCTGGAGAAAGGCGACACGTTCGCATTCCACGTGCTCGACCAAACGTACACGTACAAAGTGGACCAGATCTCAGTGGTGCTGCCAAGCGAAATCAGCAAACTCAACATCGAGCCGGGCGCCGATTACGCGACTCTGATCACCTGCACGCCGTACGGCATCAACTCGCACAGGTTGCTCGTGCGCGGGCACCGGATTCCGAACCCCAAAGTGCCAGACAAGACGCAATACGACGAGCCGGGCGAAATGACAGCCGTGGCGGCTGCGGTGATCGGACTGCTCGTGTTTGTGGCTGGCTGCGCTTTTGTGGGGCTCGCGCGGCTATGGCGACGCTCCTGGATTGTGCGGCACGGGTTGTGCGCCGGGGCCGGCGCGCGCCATTCGTCTGGTGTTCGGGGGTAG
- a CDS encoding Cna B-type domain-containing protein: MKERTIASRVIAACCAIAATFAAAACAFITRDAVAAPTTDSASGSIAISYQHKSSDSETGDDSTNFAISDASFNLYKVGQIPASGGATFEPVAPFTDSTAYPVDWSKMTGKDAQVWRDMANTLAGLIAVNQPDATATGVANTSGHLTFTGLSDGLYLAVSDSVDVKVANASGKNQTWTCSSGSMLVAVPEDGVSGGSRVLSIEPKTECVAQPPKTVKRTVRKIWNDRNNSDGKRPESITVKLLRDGEPVENVKLNESNKWTHSWTALDADHEWTVVEAAVPDGYTTISDVEGDSTEITNTHTPPTTPDQPHTGADVQQAAWIAVAILGAGLVLLIVAKTALRKRA; this comes from the coding sequence ATGAAGGAACGCACGATCGCAAGCCGCGTCATCGCCGCATGCTGCGCAATCGCCGCCACATTCGCCGCGGCAGCCTGTGCATTCATTACTCGCGATGCCGTCGCGGCGCCAACAACAGACTCTGCCAGCGGCAGCATCGCCATTTCGTACCAACATAAAAGCTCGGACTCCGAAACTGGCGACGATTCTACCAACTTCGCCATTTCGGACGCCAGCTTCAACCTCTACAAAGTCGGGCAGATCCCGGCAAGCGGCGGCGCCACCTTCGAACCCGTCGCACCGTTCACCGACTCCACCGCCTACCCCGTCGACTGGTCGAAGATGACCGGCAAGGACGCGCAGGTGTGGCGAGACATGGCCAACACGCTCGCCGGACTCATCGCGGTGAACCAACCTGACGCCACGGCAACCGGCGTCGCCAACACCTCCGGGCATCTGACCTTCACCGGACTGTCCGACGGCCTGTACTTGGCCGTGTCCGACAGCGTTGACGTGAAGGTCGCCAACGCCTCCGGAAAGAACCAGACATGGACGTGCTCTTCCGGCAGCATGCTCGTCGCAGTGCCCGAAGACGGCGTCTCCGGCGGGTCGCGTGTGCTGAGTATCGAACCGAAAACCGAATGTGTGGCGCAACCGCCGAAAACCGTGAAACGCACCGTGCGCAAAATCTGGAATGACCGGAACAATTCTGACGGCAAGCGCCCCGAATCCATCACCGTGAAACTCCTGCGCGACGGCGAGCCCGTGGAAAACGTGAAGCTGAACGAGTCCAACAAGTGGACGCATTCGTGGACAGCGCTCGACGCGGACCACGAATGGACCGTGGTCGAAGCGGCGGTGCCCGACGGCTACACCACCATCTCCGATGTGGAAGGCGACTCCACTGAAATCACCAACACGCACACGCCACCCACCACGCCGGACCAGCCGCACACCGGCGCCGACGTGCAGCAGGCCGCTTGGATTGCCGTGGCCATCTTGGGCGCGGGTTTGGTGCTGCTGATCGTTGCCAAGACGGCTTTGCGGAAGCGGGCGTAG
- a CDS encoding type II toxin-antitoxin system death-on-curing family toxin, translating to MMSIAMSSRFLRVNRSVTQPIDVPTVLAIHDLQIRRHGGSGGVRSLSCLEGCVASPWMSFAGEDLYPTLCEKAVRLGYEVITQHPFVDGNKRTGLALMLVLLREGGIAATFDHGELLHSILSVANGDLDYDGLLTFVRKSVRP from the coding sequence ATGATGAGTATCGCGATGTCTTCGAGGTTCTTGCGCGTGAATCGTAGTGTTACGCAGCCGATTGACGTTCCTACGGTGCTTGCTATTCACGATTTGCAGATACGTCGTCATGGTGGATCTGGTGGCGTGCGGAGCTTGTCTTGTCTTGAGGGATGCGTGGCTTCTCCTTGGATGAGTTTCGCGGGCGAGGACTTGTATCCTACGTTGTGCGAGAAGGCGGTGAGGTTGGGATATGAGGTGATTACGCAGCATCCTTTTGTTGATGGGAATAAGCGTACGGGATTGGCGTTGATGCTGGTTCTTTTACGCGAAGGCGGCATTGCTGCGACTTTTGATCATGGTGAGCTGCTTCATTCCATTCTTTCAGTTGCGAATGGGGATCTCGATTATGATGGGCTGCTGACGTTTGTGAGGAAGTCGGTGCGTCCGTAA
- a CDS encoding type II toxin-antitoxin system prevent-host-death family antitoxin produces the protein MPLTASYTDVRRDLKAITDKVMHDRVSVTVFKNNKPAFKIVPLDPVAAPAQGSRQDAVQGRYLDAARAIDDEYRDVFEVLARES, from the coding sequence ATGCCACTAACGGCTAGCTATACGGATGTGCGTCGCGATTTGAAAGCCATCACGGACAAAGTCATGCATGACCGTGTTTCCGTTACCGTCTTTAAGAACAACAAGCCTGCTTTCAAGATCGTTCCGCTGGATCCGGTTGCGGCACCGGCTCAAGGGTCGCGGCAGGATGCGGTGCAGGGTCGGTACCTTGATGCTGCCCGGGCGATAGATGATGAGTATCGCGATGTCTTCGAGGTTCTTGCGCGTGAATCGTAG
- a CDS encoding LacI family DNA-binding transcriptional regulator: MDRAGIREVAKAAGVSISTVSRAFKRPELVSERTRRKVLETADKLDFNISRSATSLKSGQSYRVAMLMNEEITSWFNTEVFAGIDSVMHDAGYDISLFQHVDTAENRKEFFTNLPVRRNVDAVFVTSFGVDPKEIQQLKRIHVPIIGINTPTQSGFDATISIDDEDGMFTAAQHLINLGHKNIVYVCSDAIDSINSSIDSRGQGFIRACKTMESTHDFKWRVVSVPRGKTFADSALTALLAFDEFPDAICCQMDMMAIPLVLRLERYGHHTPSDYSIIGFDDSPYADTVNLTTMRQDPYAMGRAAAQKAMKLIAGEPLENPYEVVRAQLVLRGTDSVFGGEQ, from the coding sequence ATGGATAGAGCAGGCATTCGCGAGGTGGCCAAGGCCGCGGGTGTGTCGATTTCCACGGTATCGCGCGCGTTCAAGCGTCCGGAACTGGTGTCCGAACGTACACGTCGCAAGGTGCTGGAAACGGCGGACAAGCTTGATTTCAACATCTCCCGTTCCGCCACGTCGCTGAAATCCGGCCAATCGTACCGTGTGGCGATGCTGATGAACGAGGAAATCACCAGCTGGTTCAATACGGAAGTGTTCGCCGGCATCGACTCCGTCATGCACGACGCCGGGTACGACATCTCGCTGTTCCAGCATGTCGACACCGCCGAAAATCGCAAGGAATTCTTCACGAATCTGCCCGTCCGCCGCAACGTGGACGCCGTATTCGTAACGTCGTTCGGCGTGGATCCGAAGGAAATCCAGCAGCTCAAACGCATCCACGTGCCGATCATCGGCATCAATACGCCGACGCAAAGCGGATTCGACGCCACCATCTCCATCGACGATGAGGACGGCATGTTCACCGCCGCGCAGCACCTCATCAACCTTGGCCACAAAAACATCGTGTACGTGTGCTCCGACGCCATCGACTCCATCAATTCCTCCATCGACTCGCGTGGACAGGGCTTCATCCGCGCCTGCAAGACCATGGAAAGCACGCACGACTTCAAGTGGCGCGTCGTTTCCGTGCCGCGTGGCAAGACGTTCGCCGATTCGGCATTGACCGCGCTGCTGGCGTTCGACGAATTCCCGGACGCCATCTGCTGCCAGATGGATATGATGGCGATTCCGCTGGTGCTGCGTTTGGAACGGTACGGCCACCACACGCCTTCTGATTACTCGATTATCGGCTTCGACGATTCGCCGTACGCCGACACTGTGAACCTGACCACCATGCGCCAGGATCCGTATGCGATGGGTCGCGCGGCCGCGCAGAAGGCCATGAAGCTCATCGCGGGGGAGCCGCTGGAGAACCCGTACGAAGTGGTGCGTGCGCAGCTGGTGCTGCGTGGCACTGATTCCGTGTTCGGCGGGGAGCAGTAG
- a CDS encoding TraX family protein — protein MEGYAEQGARTDSTDQIGFGGARRNRKKRRGLTVFQLKVIGAVALALSAGSTTIVPLFFGSDTNNMTSLTAMVLSEVVSWFAIPIYAWLLVQGFRETHSRVAYGLQLFILAVVCEVPYDLATSHKAFDLGSQNPVFGLFVAFVVLAALDWVASRYQKAMKVLLSVGLVVIGLLWDLLLRIGLRQHMMSIGSVTLGFVLIFALMRQYENSMMFTAGLFGAVMMIAPGVGVAFVHYYNGKLGYKHQWTKWAFYAVYPVILIICAICATLA, from the coding sequence ATGGAAGGCTATGCCGAGCAGGGAGCTCGAACCGATTCGACCGACCAAATCGGATTCGGCGGCGCTCGCCGCAACAGGAAAAAGCGTCGCGGACTGACGGTGTTCCAACTTAAGGTCATCGGCGCGGTGGCGTTGGCCTTGTCCGCCGGCAGCACCACCATCGTGCCGCTGTTCTTCGGCTCCGATACCAACAATATGACGTCGCTGACGGCGATGGTCCTGAGCGAAGTGGTGTCCTGGTTCGCCATTCCGATCTACGCGTGGCTGCTGGTGCAGGGTTTCCGTGAAACGCACAGCCGGGTCGCGTACGGCCTGCAGCTGTTCATTCTCGCCGTGGTGTGCGAGGTGCCGTACGACCTCGCCACATCGCATAAGGCTTTCGACCTGGGCTCGCAGAATCCCGTTTTCGGCCTGTTCGTTGCGTTTGTTGTGCTTGCCGCGCTCGACTGGGTGGCGTCGCGCTATCAGAAGGCCATGAAGGTGCTGTTGTCGGTCGGACTGGTGGTGATTGGTCTGCTGTGGGACCTGCTGCTGCGTATCGGCCTACGCCAGCACATGATGAGCATCGGTTCGGTGACGCTTGGCTTCGTGCTGATTTTCGCTCTGATGCGCCAGTATGAGAATTCGATGATGTTCACAGCCGGCCTGTTCGGCGCCGTGATGATGATCGCGCCGGGCGTGGGCGTGGCGTTCGTGCACTACTACAACGGCAAGCTGGGCTATAAGCATCAGTGGACGAAATGGGCTTTTTACGCGGTTTACCCGGTTATTTTGATAATTTGTGCGATTTGTGCAACACTGGCGTGA
- a CDS encoding HAD family hydrolase gives METGAQDPRYEVVFFDLYGTLIDIRTDEQSEAAWQALYDCVHELGAQYGSLDEMRERFDQLEAREMVHQANRAIVRDGWGEFDILPVYRSLLMNRDDEAERRLALPQAAEKAAWAFRQASTSMIRLYPGALDMIERLQDAGVVVVLLSNAQACYTRPELEMTGLASVLDDVIISSEEKMRKPSRELYMLALDREFVTAKHALMVGNDERNDIIGANAAGLDAAYFRTEISPANDPAASEHAVCSFTGADYDGLLKFVLDA, from the coding sequence GTGGAAACCGGAGCGCAAGATCCACGATATGAGGTGGTGTTCTTCGACCTGTACGGAACGCTGATCGATATTCGTACCGATGAGCAAAGCGAAGCCGCCTGGCAGGCTTTATATGACTGCGTGCATGAACTGGGCGCGCAGTATGGGTCGCTTGACGAGATGCGCGAACGGTTCGACCAACTTGAGGCGCGTGAGATGGTGCACCAGGCCAATCGTGCGATCGTGCGCGACGGGTGGGGGGAATTTGACATCCTGCCCGTGTACCGCTCGCTGCTCATGAACCGCGACGATGAGGCGGAACGCCGATTGGCGCTGCCGCAGGCCGCGGAAAAGGCCGCATGGGCGTTCCGCCAGGCCAGCACCAGCATGATCCGTCTGTATCCGGGCGCGCTGGACATGATCGAACGTCTGCAGGACGCCGGCGTCGTGGTGGTGCTGCTGAGCAACGCGCAGGCATGCTACACGAGGCCCGAACTGGAGATGACCGGTTTGGCGAGCGTGCTGGACGACGTGATCATCTCCAGTGAGGAGAAGATGCGCAAGCCGTCCCGCGAGCTGTACATGCTGGCGCTCGACCGTGAATTCGTGACCGCCAAGCATGCGCTCATGGTGGGCAACGACGAACGCAACGACATCATCGGCGCCAATGCCGCGGGACTTGATGCCGCGTATTTCCGCACGGAGATTTCGCCCGCCAATGATCCGGCGGCGTCAGAGCATGCGGTATGTTCGTTTACCGGAGCCGACTACGACGGGCTGCTGAAATTCGTGCTGGACGCATAA